A stretch of Stenotrophomonas indicatrix DNA encodes these proteins:
- the arsC gene encoding arsenate reductase (glutaredoxin) (This arsenate reductase requires both glutathione and glutaredoxin to convert arsenate to arsenite, after which the efflux transporter formed by ArsA and ArsB can extrude the arsenite from the cell, providing resistance.), with amino-acid sequence MDVTIWHNPACSNSRGALKLIRDAGFEPVVIDYLGSPPDVATLRQVLAESGLAATGLVRSKEPEFAALGLQGSDDDALLAAMATHPRLINRPVVRTAKGTRLCRPPETVLEIL; translated from the coding sequence ATGGATGTGACGATCTGGCACAACCCCGCGTGCAGCAACTCGCGCGGGGCGCTTAAGCTGATCCGCGACGCCGGCTTCGAGCCGGTGGTGATCGACTATCTCGGCAGCCCGCCCGACGTGGCCACGCTGCGCCAGGTACTGGCCGAATCCGGCCTGGCCGCGACCGGGCTGGTGCGCAGCAAGGAACCCGAGTTTGCCGCACTGGGTCTGCAGGGAAGCGATGACGACGCCCTGCTGGCCGCGATGGCCACCCACCCACGGCTGATCAACCGCCCGGTGGTACGGACCGCGAAGGGCACCCGCCTGTGCCGGCCTCCGGAAACGGTGCTGGAGATCCTGTAA
- a CDS encoding glutathione S-transferase family protein yields MRTTLYGSTSTASLVVHWLLIELGIEHELVLLDFETREHKSAGYLALNPAGRVPTLLIDDQVLTEAAAIALYLADRHPQAGLLPAVGTPARGEAYRWMFWCANTVQPAYRAWFYPHEAAGGECIEAVRTMARQQLEAAWQHVAAHLQDGGPYLLGDAPGVVDFMLVMLMRWSRNMPTPSDHWAALKAYADRLKARPAFAEVYRREGITDWR; encoded by the coding sequence ATGCGCACCACCTTGTATGGTTCCACCAGCACCGCCTCGCTGGTGGTGCACTGGCTGCTGATCGAGCTCGGCATCGAGCACGAACTGGTGCTGCTCGATTTCGAAACGCGCGAGCACAAATCAGCTGGCTACCTGGCGCTCAATCCGGCGGGCAGGGTGCCGACCCTGTTGATCGACGACCAGGTACTGACCGAGGCGGCCGCGATCGCGCTGTATCTGGCAGACCGTCATCCGCAGGCAGGGTTGCTGCCTGCCGTCGGCACGCCGGCACGCGGCGAGGCCTATCGCTGGATGTTCTGGTGCGCCAACACCGTGCAGCCGGCATACCGCGCCTGGTTCTATCCGCATGAAGCAGCGGGTGGCGAGTGCATCGAGGCCGTGCGTACGATGGCCCGGCAGCAGTTGGAGGCGGCGTGGCAGCACGTTGCCGCACACCTGCAGGACGGCGGTCCCTACCTGCTCGGCGATGCGCCGGGCGTGGTCGATTTCATGCTGGTGATGTTGATGCGCTGGTCACGCAACATGCCCACCCCCAGCGACCACTGGGCGGCATTGAAGGCGTATGCGGATCGCCTGAAGGCGCGCCCGGCGTTCGCCGAGGTCTATCGCCGCGAAGGCATCACCGACTGGCGGTAA
- a CDS encoding phospholipase A, with translation MTLSPLFPRLAPLALALASAPVAAQEFAPSAEASPAACAAITTDAARLACYDRQFGRTPQATAEADAAAEAAAQARREQRDTTRVSQGEEKLRERVSDLFRSKAPDSALANAGRGSLLDSRWELAEDSKLGPFQLRAYKPVYLLPAFWTSDRNTMPHSPNPANSVTTPQVLDSAELKFQISFKTKIAESLFGDNGDIWAGYTQSSRWQAYNGEDSRPFRETNYEPEVMMMFRNGYSIGGWRGRMTGISLNHQSNGRADPLSRSWNRVILNVGLDRENWALVLRPWYRIPETRSDDNNPDIEDYMGRGDATLTWNHKGHEVSLMARHSLRTGDRSHGALQLDYGFPISNLLRGHVQIFDGYGESLIDYNHKATYVGVGVSLLEWF, from the coding sequence GCCCAGGAATTCGCGCCCAGCGCCGAGGCCTCGCCGGCCGCCTGCGCGGCCATCACGACCGATGCTGCCCGCCTGGCCTGCTACGACCGCCAGTTCGGGCGCACGCCTCAGGCCACCGCCGAAGCTGACGCCGCCGCCGAAGCCGCCGCACAGGCGCGCCGTGAGCAGCGCGACACCACGCGGGTAAGCCAAGGCGAGGAAAAACTGCGCGAACGTGTCAGCGATCTTTTCCGTTCCAAAGCGCCGGACAGCGCACTTGCCAATGCCGGCCGCGGTTCGCTGCTGGACAGCCGCTGGGAACTGGCCGAGGACTCCAAGCTGGGCCCGTTCCAGCTGCGCGCGTACAAGCCTGTGTACCTGCTGCCGGCCTTCTGGACCAGCGACCGCAACACCATGCCGCACTCGCCGAACCCGGCCAACAGCGTGACCACCCCGCAGGTGCTGGACAGCGCCGAGCTGAAGTTCCAGATCAGCTTCAAGACCAAGATCGCCGAGAGCCTGTTCGGCGACAACGGCGACATCTGGGCGGGCTACACCCAGAGTTCGCGCTGGCAGGCCTACAACGGCGAGGACTCGCGCCCGTTCCGCGAGACCAACTACGAGCCGGAAGTGATGATGATGTTCCGCAACGGCTACTCGATCGGTGGCTGGCGTGGGCGGATGACCGGCATCAGCCTCAACCACCAGTCCAACGGCCGTGCCGATCCGCTGTCGCGCAGCTGGAACCGGGTGATCCTCAACGTCGGCCTCGACCGCGAGAACTGGGCACTGGTGCTGCGTCCCTGGTACCGCATTCCCGAGACCCGCAGCGACGACAACAACCCGGACATCGAGGACTACATGGGCCGCGGCGACGCGACCCTGACCTGGAACCACAAGGGTCACGAGGTCTCGTTGATGGCGCGCCACTCGTTGCGCACCGGTGACCGCTCGCACGGCGCGCTGCAGCTGGACTACGGCTTCCCGATCAGCAACCTGCTGCGCGGCCATGTGCAGATCTTCGACGGCTATGGCGAGAGCCTGATCGATTACAACCACAAGGCGACCTACGTCGGCGTGGGCGTGTCCCTGCTGGAGTGGTTCTGA